The Neomonachus schauinslandi chromosome 4, ASM220157v2, whole genome shotgun sequence genome includes a region encoding these proteins:
- the STIL gene encoding SCL-interrupting locus protein — MEPTYSLAGPQMNTRFPSSRMVPFYFPPSKCALWNPIAIGDFIYLHLNYYRNPKLVVTERTIRLACRHAKQNKKNLPCFLLGSLVVDEDEESMTLTIDRFDPGRGVPECLERTPTAFLPGDFVIPCKIHTHGLCSKEIIVHDADDFSSAFKALQHHVCSKDFLDCALARNLSSNLSISQVQGTYKYGYLTMDETRKLLLLLESDPKVCSLPLVGIWLSGIIHIYSPQVWACCLRYMFSSSIQERVFSESGNFIIVLYSVTHKDPEFYECLPCDGRSSDLQFQLLTSKETLHLFKLFSSSSPMVRKKPDVPVFFPKSELAENVSMCLQSGPTEGASNNSVTSGEPKIEQVMQPLPNQPSDNQKIYQDLLSQVNHLLNNSSKENEQPSTKAVIISHECTRTQNVYHRKKKKSDSGLVDKDCVLNATLKQLRSLGVKIDSPTKVNKNAHKVDHASVLACISPEAVISGLNYMSFANVGMSGLSPSGVDLSMEANAIALKYLNESQLSQLSLTRSNQNNCDSSFSLLHINTDRSTVGLSLISPNNMSFATKKYMKRYGLIQSSDNSEDEEEPPNNTDSKSEHLLNQNLISIPEQFDCQKEPSRNACEIINRYNCESVSTHTDTPVLRNITNEVVQPKATQQLNENPAFLLKNLKPSPAMNLRTGKAEFTQHPEKENERDTPILPESLKPETLKQMSSMNSVGTFLDVKRLRQLPKLF; from the exons gtttccttCAAGCAGGATGGTACCTTTCTACTTTCCTCCATCAAAATGTGCACTTTGGAACCCAATCGCAATTGGAGATTTCATCTACTTACATCTCAATTACTACAG AAATCCAAAGCTTGTGGTAACTGAAAGGACCATCCGACTTGCCTGTCGTCATGCtaagcagaataaaaaaaaccTGCCATGCTTTTTACTTGGGTCTCTTGTAGTAGATGAAg ATGAAGAAAGTATGACATTGACAATAGATCGTTTTGATCCTGGTAGAGGAGTACCTGAATGCTTAGAAAGAACCCCTACTGCTTTTCTTCCTGGGGACTTTGTGATTCCATGCAAAATTCATACTCATGGACTTTgttcaaaagaaataatagttcATGATGCAGATGACTTCAGTTCAGCTTTTAAG GCTCTGCAGCATCATGTGTGTAGCAAAGATTTCTTGGACTGTG CTCTGGCAAGAAACTTGAGTAGTAATCTGAGTATTTCTCAAGTTCAAGGTACCTATAAATATGG GTATCTTACCATGGATGAAACACGCAAATTGTTACTTTTGCTGGAATCGGATCCCAAGGTTTGTTCTCTACCATTAGTGGGAAT ttggcTATCTGGAATTATACATATCTATAGTCCTCAGGTATGGGCTTGCTGCTTACGATACATGTTCAGTTCTTCTATTCAAGAAAG GGTTTTTTCAGAATCTGGAAATTTCATTATAGTTCTCTATTCTGTGACACATAAGGATCCTGAATTTTATGAATGCCTCCCCTGTGATGGCAGGTCATCTGACCTTCAGTTCCAGCTACTAACCAGCAAGGAAACATTACATCTTTTCAAA TTATTTAG CAGCTCTTCTCCAATGGTGAGAAAAAAACCTGATGTGCCTGTGTTCTTTCCGAAATCCGAGCTGGCAGAAAATGTAAGCATGTGCTTACAGAGTGGACCAACAGAGGGTGCCAGTAACAACTCTGTAACGTCAGGGGAACCAAAAATTGAGCAAGTAATGCAACCCTTGCCTAATCAACCATCAGATAATCAGAAAATATACCAGGATTTATTG agTCAAGTGAACCACCTACTGAATAACTCCTCCAAAGAAAATGAGCAGCCATCTACCAAAGCAGTAATTATCAGCCACGAATGCACCAGAACACAAAATGTTTaccatagaaagaaaaaaaaaagtgattcaggTCTGGTAGACAAAGATTGTGTACTTAATGCAACTCTTAAACAACTCAGAAGCCTTGGAGTAAAAATTGACTCTCCCACTAAAGTgaataaaaatgcacataaagtGGATCACGCCAG TGTGTTAGCATGCATCAGCCCTGAAGCAGTGATTTCTGGATTAAACTACATGTCATTTGCTAATGTTGGCATGAGTGGCTTAAGCCCCAGCGGTGTGGATTTGAGCATGGAGGCAAATGCTATAgctctgaaatatttaaatgaaagtcAGCTGTCACAACTATCTCTCACTCGATCAAACCAAAATAACTGTGACTCATCTTTTAGCCTTCTACATATTAATACAGACAGAAGCACAGTGGGGCTTAGTTTAATTTCACCAAACAACATGTCATTTGCaaccaaaaaatatatgaaaagatacggACTCATACAAAGCAGCGATAACAGTGAAGATGAAGAGGAGCCTCCAAACAATACAGATAGCAAgagtgaacatttattgaatcaAAACCTTATATCCATACCTGAACAATTTGACTGTCAGAAAGAGCCTTCTAGGAATGCCTGTGAGATAATTAATCGTTATAACTGTGAATCCGTGAGCACCCACACAGACACACCAGTACTGAGAAATATTACAAATGAAGTTGTTCAGCCAAAAGCAACTCAGCAATTGAATGAAAACCCAGCTTTCTTATTAAAAAACCTTAAACCAAGTCCTGCAATGAACCTCCGAACTGGAAAAGCAGAGTTTACCCAAcatcctgagaaagaaaatgaaagggacaCTCCAATTCTTCCTGAAAGTTTGAAACCTGAAACTTTAAAGCAAATGAGTAGTATGAATTCAGTAGGCACCTTCTTAGATGTAAAGCGGCTCAGACAGttgccaaaattattttaa